A region of Chloracidobacterium sp. DNA encodes the following proteins:
- a CDS encoding HD domain-containing protein, translated as MADYVRKSGGRAMLVGGCVRDELMGVEPKDWDVEVYGVQSEKLREILDAFIVTAGIAGEVNVVGEAFAVYKLGNNLDVSIPRRERKNARGHRGFVVEGDPEMSFEDACRRRDFTINAILKDIMTGEIIDPFEGRADLERKVLKMVDGITFGEDSLRVLRAAQFAARFEFDIDADTVDLCKTIDVTDLPKERVWGEFEKLLLQAQQPSIGLKWLYDLRVVEQIFPEMQALVGVPQEPEWHPEGDVDVHTLMVVDEARKLIDELDHARKVAVMLGALAHDFGKPPTTEFIDGKMRSRGHDEAGVEPTLSFLDTLGIFTLGGFDVREQVVQLVRYHLKPGEYYKAKSPVGDGAFRRLARKVEADLLYRVAKADSLGRNPDWLPVEKRFGSEAQEWFIEKVRELQIESKAPDPILMGRHLIELGMEPSPEFKKILDTVYELQLDGKVTDLEGAIQHVSLSRNENM; from the coding sequence TTGGCCGATTACGTTCGTAAATCGGGCGGGCGGGCAATGCTTGTCGGCGGGTGTGTTCGCGACGAGCTAATGGGCGTCGAGCCGAAGGATTGGGATGTTGAGGTGTACGGCGTTCAGTCTGAAAAGCTGCGCGAGATACTGGATGCATTCATAGTTACAGCGGGCATTGCGGGCGAAGTGAATGTTGTTGGCGAGGCGTTTGCAGTTTATAAGCTAGGAAATAATCTTGATGTTTCTATTCCCAGACGCGAACGTAAAAACGCACGCGGGCATCGCGGCTTTGTTGTCGAAGGCGATCCTGAAATGTCCTTTGAGGACGCATGCCGCCGCCGGGATTTTACGATAAACGCGATCTTGAAAGATATCATGACGGGCGAGATCATCGATCCATTTGAAGGGCGAGCCGACCTTGAACGTAAAGTCCTGAAGATGGTCGATGGCATCACATTTGGCGAAGACAGTTTGCGGGTTCTTCGTGCCGCACAGTTTGCGGCGAGATTTGAATTCGATATTGACGCGGACACGGTTGATCTTTGCAAAACCATTGATGTTACCGATCTCCCGAAAGAACGTGTCTGGGGCGAGTTTGAGAAACTTTTGCTGCAGGCGCAGCAGCCGTCGATCGGGTTGAAGTGGCTTTACGATCTTCGCGTTGTCGAACAAATATTTCCAGAGATGCAGGCACTCGTTGGTGTTCCTCAAGAACCTGAATGGCATCCCGAGGGCGATGTTGATGTTCACACGCTGATGGTTGTCGATGAAGCTCGAAAACTCATCGACGAACTCGATCACGCACGAAAAGTTGCAGTCATGCTCGGAGCCTTGGCGCATGATTTTGGCAAACCGCCAACGACAGAATTTATTGATGGGAAAATGCGTTCGCGAGGCCATGACGAAGCGGGCGTCGAGCCGACTTTGTCTTTCCTCGATACGCTCGGCATTTTTACTCTCGGCGGCTTTGATGTTCGCGAGCAGGTCGTTCAGCTTGTTCGCTATCATTTAAAGCCCGGTGAATATTACAAGGCAAAATCACCGGTCGGCGACGGAGCGTTTCGCCGTCTCGCACGAAAGGTCGAGGCCGATTTGCTCTATCGTGTCGCAAAGGCTGATTCGCTTGGCCGCAATCCGGATTGGCTGCCCGTGGAGAAACGATTTGGCTCGGAGGCCCAAGAGTGGTTCATCGAGAAAGTGCGTGAACTACAGATTGAGAGTAAAGCTCCCGATCCAATTCTGATGGGCCGTCATTTGATCGAATTAGGAATGGAACCATCGCCCGAATTCAAGAAAATTCTCGATACAGTTTATGAACTACAACTTGATGGGAAGGTGACGGATCTAGAGGGAGCTATCCAACACGTTTCCTTGTCTAGAAACGAAAATATGTAA
- a CDS encoding universal stress protein — MPNRDGNRPTPESLLKMLQESERAKLRVYIGAAAGVGKTYKMLEDAHQLKEQGIDVVIAAIETHGRVETEEQIKDLERVPLQKIEYRGNWFEEMDLDAVIARRPAVAIVDELAHTNIEGAKNTKRYKDVLELLENGISVITAVNIQHIESLNDIITRTTGVNVRETVPDCFFNRADEVIDVDVSIDTLRTRLRQGKIYSVEKIEQALNNFFRKGNLAALRELALRQVAQQQATKDQEYREREGLENAVIPEKVMVCMASRGSAKRILRTGARIAGRFANEDWTAVYVETPKEEPGRITPEVYAALQENIRFAETLGARVVKLKSNNVADALLQYARENSITHVIFGQSARSRWQILLKGSVINRFLREVQDAAVHIIPLDKKE, encoded by the coding sequence ATGCCAAATCGCGATGGCAATCGTCCAACTCCAGAATCGCTACTGAAAATGCTTCAAGAGAGCGAGCGGGCAAAGCTTCGTGTTTATATAGGGGCAGCCGCGGGAGTTGGTAAAACCTACAAGATGCTCGAAGACGCACATCAACTAAAGGAACAGGGCATTGATGTAGTAATTGCGGCTATCGAGACGCATGGGCGCGTTGAAACCGAGGAACAGATCAAAGATCTCGAGAGGGTGCCTTTACAAAAAATTGAATACCGCGGCAATTGGTTTGAGGAAATGGACCTGGACGCTGTGATCGCCCGCCGTCCCGCAGTTGCAATTGTTGATGAGCTTGCACATACAAATATCGAGGGCGCTAAAAATACCAAGCGTTACAAAGATGTATTGGAGCTTTTAGAAAATGGGATATCCGTCATTACTGCCGTAAATATTCAGCACATTGAGTCTTTAAACGACATAATTACCCGCACCACCGGTGTAAACGTGCGTGAAACGGTGCCTGACTGCTTTTTTAATCGTGCCGATGAAGTGATCGATGTCGATGTTTCAATAGACACACTGCGAACACGCCTCCGACAGGGGAAAATTTACTCGGTTGAGAAGATCGAACAGGCCCTGAATAATTTTTTTCGGAAAGGAAATCTTGCCGCGTTGCGAGAGTTGGCTCTGCGGCAGGTCGCTCAGCAACAAGCAACAAAAGATCAAGAGTACCGTGAACGAGAGGGACTCGAAAACGCGGTTATTCCAGAGAAAGTCATGGTTTGTATGGCATCGCGCGGCAGCGCAAAAAGGATACTCCGCACGGGAGCTAGGATCGCCGGACGATTTGCTAATGAGGACTGGACGGCAGTTTATGTCGAGACCCCTAAGGAAGAACCTGGACGTATCACACCTGAGGTATATGCCGCCCTACAGGAGAATATCCGGTTTGCGGAGACGCTTGGTGCTAGGGTCGTAAAGCTCAAATCAAATAATGTCGCCGATGCATTGCTTCAATATGCTCGTGAAAACAGCATTACCCATGTAATCTTCGGTCAATCCGCCCGCTCACGCTGGCAGATTCTATTGAAAGGCTCTGTTATCAACCGATTTCTTCGCGAGGTCCAAGATGCGGCTGTTCACATCATCCCGTTGGATAAAAAAGAGTAG
- a CDS encoding DNA primase → MLYDQYFIDDLKNRADIVRIIQPYAQDLKKKGANWMACCPFHQEKTPSFSVNPSKGFYKCFGCGKGGSVYNFLMEIEGLNFPEAIKRVAEISGVMLPEPIDDQNYEINKKKKEEKKKVADEIVELNKIALEFWETELQAKNAKAKAAREYLEKRGISEETQRAFHIGFSPDKWDGLLNLLRERNVDEKLIEQSGLVSVNEEKDRVFDRFRGRIMFPVLDVNGNAIAFGARAMGSDEPKYLNSPETPAYTKGNHLYGLFQSKNDIRQKKFAILVEGYLDLIALYQFGVTNVAASLGTAFTDQQAKLLHRFTDRIVINYDGDSAGIKAARRAIEHLLPQEFDIKVLVLPDGKDPDDFIRENGAEAYNERRGKAAGFLRFALDASVKDRNLNNAKHKADAIEDFLPLISAIRNNIQRRESFDQAMTFFQIEDAGLRRELWTSLKNIDHVPTPNITQKISRAARAKITVAERRLLELLIFDRELQDIILPQLEPSDYENVAAAELFAAFMAAREAQQGIDIPTLLEHIGDDDTSLELARELLAGKPRREKDDAIDDVLHQAENCVFSLRNMAITNRIMEISREATLAESANDTELFNQLTFEQLELEKIRRELQRRITEL, encoded by the coding sequence ATGCTCTACGACCAATATTTCATTGACGATCTTAAAAACCGTGCAGACATTGTGCGGATAATACAGCCGTATGCGCAAGATCTGAAGAAGAAAGGGGCGAATTGGATGGCGTGTTGTCCATTTCATCAGGAAAAGACGCCATCGTTCTCGGTCAATCCGTCGAAAGGATTTTACAAATGCTTTGGCTGCGGCAAAGGTGGCAGCGTTTATAACTTTTTGATGGAAATAGAAGGGCTAAACTTCCCCGAAGCGATAAAACGCGTCGCCGAGATCTCCGGCGTGATGCTGCCCGAACCGATTGACGATCAAAACTACGAGATCAACAAAAAGAAGAAAGAAGAGAAGAAAAAAGTCGCCGACGAGATAGTCGAGCTGAACAAGATCGCCCTCGAATTCTGGGAAACCGAGCTGCAAGCCAAAAACGCCAAGGCTAAAGCGGCTCGTGAGTATCTGGAAAAACGCGGCATCTCTGAAGAAACGCAAAGGGCGTTTCACATTGGCTTTTCACCTGATAAATGGGACGGACTGCTCAATCTGCTTCGCGAAAGGAATGTTGATGAGAAACTCATTGAGCAAAGCGGCCTTGTCTCGGTAAATGAAGAAAAAGATCGTGTTTTTGACCGCTTTCGCGGGCGGATCATGTTCCCGGTTCTGGATGTCAACGGCAACGCGATAGCTTTTGGTGCCCGAGCAATGGGTTCGGACGAACCGAAATACCTGAACTCACCCGAAACGCCCGCTTACACAAAGGGCAACCATCTTTACGGGCTTTTCCAATCGAAAAACGACATTCGTCAAAAGAAATTCGCGATCCTTGTCGAAGGCTATCTCGACCTGATCGCGCTTTATCAATTCGGCGTTACCAATGTTGCCGCGAGCCTTGGAACAGCCTTTACAGATCAGCAGGCAAAACTTCTGCACCGTTTTACTGACCGGATAGTTATTAATTACGACGGCGATTCGGCAGGCATTAAAGCTGCTCGGCGTGCTATCGAGCATCTTCTGCCGCAGGAATTCGACATCAAAGTGCTGGTGTTGCCTGACGGTAAGGACCCTGACGATTTCATACGCGAGAACGGCGCCGAAGCCTACAATGAAAGACGCGGCAAGGCCGCCGGTTTTCTTCGTTTTGCTCTCGATGCATCGGTCAAAGACCGCAATCTCAACAATGCAAAACATAAGGCTGACGCTATCGAAGATTTCCTGCCCTTGATATCGGCGATCAGAAATAATATTCAACGCCGTGAGAGTTTCGATCAGGCGATGACGTTTTTCCAAATCGAGGACGCTGGCCTGCGGCGTGAATTGTGGACCTCGCTCAAGAATATCGATCACGTGCCAACGCCGAACATCACGCAAAAAATTTCCCGCGCAGCCCGTGCAAAGATCACCGTCGCCGAACGCCGTTTACTTGAACTGCTGATCTTCGACCGCGAGCTGCAGGATATTATCCTGCCACAGCTTGAGCCGAGTGATTACGAGAATGTTGCCGCTGCCGAACTCTTCGCTGCATTTATGGCGGCTCGTGAGGCACAGCAAGGGATCGATATCCCGACGCTTCTTGAACATATTGGTGATGATGACACTTCTCTGGAGCTTGCCCGCGAATTGCTCGCCGGCAAGCCGCGGCGTGAAAAAGATGATGCGATCGATGATGTTTTGCATCAGGCCGAGAATTGCGTTTTCAGCTTGAGAAACATGGCTATCACTAACCGAATCATGGAGATCAGCCGCGAAGCGACGTTGGCTGAGAGTGCTAATGATACCGAGCTTTTTAACCAGCTTACCTTTGAGCAGCTTGAGCTTGAAAAAATACGCCGTGAACTTCAGCGTCGAATCACTGAGTTGTGA
- a CDS encoding Smr/MutS family protein, with protein MSYSLETLEYAKLLELVSRHAQTPMGVDRFALLRPLATRRELDAALAAIIETIFLNEENQVTWSFSGLEDPSDAVAILRIQNAALEPNLMLEVARVCSQALFVRSSMQPAKDDAPTLWQIVENIPPSLLAVIDRINKKLLPGGEIDDSASPELSKLRREINLQKGRLTKSLESAMRKAGTAIQDEIVTVRNDRFVIPVKTDFRGKVSGVAHGFSSSGSTVFVEPLEAIEANNELQNLKGKEEREVARILFALTEDLREQLPAVEMAVDAVAELDFIKAKVEFARKFNAVVPEINDDEMLDLVDARHPLLEENLKSISAQSRKVAKLELPAVAGGLTSDIVPSSFSLTRNNSVMIISGANAGGKTVVLKTAGLLSLMAISGLPVPATEAKIPFYRSVLADIGDHQSLSANLSTFSSHMSNIAGMIEECVPPSLVLLDEAGTGTDPEEGSALGVAIVDHFRQKGAQVIASTHYRGLKMYAANDESIINASVEFDEKTLQPTYKLLLGLAGASSGIEIARRFGIDQNVIDIARENLDISAQEAENYLKKLQTETKIATDLRIALEEEREAVAMKFAGLEIEAVKKEKDRQKEFEGELANAIDEFDRQSKAFMQTLEDKALKNKLDKERLSRKAELNRAVMSKVGTKKSGQWSVIRGQTDGNASVNERADSQSTIIQIGSKVITSFGNIGTVEKLDKEVAEVLVGGMRLREKIADLQLAEAETRPAGSVSSRSKTQTINIDGGDAPAELNLIGKTTADAEYEIDRFFDEAYMSSVRRVRIIHGFGTGALKNYVHHFLKGHPHVEKFGFAPSDQGGNGATIAELKQ; from the coding sequence GTGAGTTATTCGCTCGAAACATTGGAATATGCCAAGCTCCTTGAACTTGTCAGCCGCCACGCCCAGACACCGATGGGCGTAGATCGTTTCGCGCTCCTTAGGCCGCTTGCGACGCGGCGTGAACTCGATGCTGCTCTCGCGGCAATCATCGAGACCATCTTTCTCAACGAAGAAAATCAGGTAACGTGGTCGTTCAGCGGACTCGAAGATCCGTCCGATGCTGTCGCTATCCTCAGGATCCAAAACGCCGCGCTCGAACCGAATCTGATGCTTGAGGTCGCCCGAGTTTGCAGCCAGGCGTTGTTCGTCCGTTCGTCAATGCAGCCGGCAAAAGACGACGCTCCGACGCTATGGCAAATAGTGGAAAACATTCCGCCATCGCTGCTAGCAGTGATCGACCGGATCAACAAAAAGCTGCTGCCCGGCGGCGAGATAGACGATTCCGCCTCGCCCGAACTCTCAAAGCTGCGGCGTGAGATAAATTTGCAAAAAGGTCGGCTGACCAAATCGCTCGAATCCGCGATGCGGAAAGCGGGAACCGCGATCCAGGACGAAATCGTGACCGTTAGAAACGACCGCTTTGTCATTCCCGTAAAGACAGATTTTCGCGGCAAGGTCAGCGGTGTGGCTCACGGATTTTCTTCGAGCGGTTCGACGGTTTTTGTCGAACCGCTCGAAGCCATCGAGGCGAACAACGAGCTGCAAAATCTAAAAGGCAAAGAAGAACGCGAGGTCGCCCGAATATTATTCGCTTTAACGGAAGATCTTCGCGAACAGCTTCCCGCGGTCGAAATGGCGGTCGATGCCGTCGCCGAACTCGATTTCATAAAAGCAAAGGTAGAATTTGCCCGTAAATTCAATGCTGTCGTACCTGAGATCAACGATGACGAAATGCTCGACCTAGTCGACGCACGACATCCGCTTCTTGAAGAAAATCTAAAAAGTATTTCAGCGCAAAGCCGCAAAGTCGCAAAGTTAGAACTACCTGCGGTAGCGGGTGGTTTAACGTCCGACATAGTGCCGTCTTCTTTCTCGCTGACCCGCAATAACTCAGTCATGATAATCTCCGGCGCAAACGCAGGGGGCAAAACGGTCGTGCTCAAAACAGCGGGATTGCTGTCATTGATGGCGATCTCCGGCCTGCCGGTTCCGGCAACTGAAGCTAAAATTCCCTTTTACCGCTCGGTCTTAGCCGACATCGGCGACCACCAATCGCTCTCGGCAAATCTCTCGACTTTCTCGTCGCACATGTCGAACATTGCCGGGATGATCGAGGAATGTGTGCCGCCGTCGCTCGTCTTGCTTGACGAAGCAGGGACCGGAACTGACCCTGAAGAAGGCTCTGCCCTCGGCGTCGCGATCGTCGATCATTTTCGTCAAAAAGGTGCTCAGGTCATCGCCTCGACGCATTATCGCGGCTTGAAAATGTACGCTGCGAATGACGAAAGCATCATCAACGCCTCGGTCGAATTCGACGAAAAAACGTTGCAGCCTACATATAAATTGCTTCTCGGCCTCGCCGGTGCTTCGTCCGGTATCGAGATCGCACGGCGATTCGGCATTGATCAAAATGTCATCGATATTGCGCGTGAAAACCTCGACATTTCCGCTCAGGAAGCCGAAAATTACCTTAAAAAACTGCAAACCGAAACCAAGATCGCGACCGACCTCCGCATCGCTCTCGAAGAGGAACGCGAAGCGGTTGCGATGAAATTTGCAGGGCTTGAGATCGAAGCAGTCAAAAAAGAAAAGGATCGCCAAAAGGAATTCGAAGGCGAGCTTGCCAATGCGATCGACGAATTCGACCGCCAGTCAAAAGCCTTCATGCAGACGCTCGAAGACAAAGCCCTAAAAAACAAACTCGACAAAGAACGCCTGTCGCGAAAAGCCGAGCTCAACCGTGCCGTCATGTCCAAAGTCGGAACCAAGAAAAGTGGTCAGTGGTCAGTGATCCGTGGTCAGACGGACGGAAACGCGAGTGTGAACGAGCGTGCCGATTCGCAATCTACGATTATCCAGATTGGCAGCAAGGTCATTACGTCTTTCGGCAACATCGGCACCGTCGAAAAACTCGACAAAGAAGTCGCCGAAGTCCTCGTCGGCGGCATGCGGCTCCGCGAAAAGATCGCTGACCTTCAACTCGCAGAGGCGGAAACACGACCGGCAGGAAGTGTGTCTTCTCGTTCAAAAACTCAAACGATAAACATCGACGGAGGCGACGCACCCGCCGAACTAAACCTCATCGGCAAAACCACCGCCGACGCCGAATACGAGATCGACCGCTTCTTCGACGAAGCCTACATGTCCTCCGTGCGCCGCGTCCGCATTATCCACGGCTTCGGCACCGGTGCATTAAAAAATTATGTTCACCATTTCTTAAAGGGTCACCCGCACGTCGAAAAGTTTGGCTTCGCCCCATCCGACCAAGGCGGCAACGGCGCTACAATTGCGGAGTTGAAACAATGA
- the rpoD gene encoding RNA polymerase sigma factor RpoD: MPDYDEKEDLVDRLVALGRRKKGLSLDQLHRELPENMLSSDDIEDVLERLEGANISVTETDAQLIERAQTLALDDEEEETADEDDLDLDLSAGVLDKSNDPVRLYLREMGVVPLLNREGEVVIAKRIERGQIKTHKAISRSPIAVERLLQIGTDLAAGKASIRETVVFSEQAEISIEEDKAEEYLRWTIEGIESIRGNFKEALKSWVALVKEQEKAAGKKSKRLRTLRRKTARLRLDIAQEIKNLNITERSRQVLIAAIRKVVEEIRKAERSIKRNQDKLDKKPAAPEKKVLKAKIAESRAVLTEIEEKYHLPVVEIKRSYQTISVGEFDTNKAKRELVEANLRLVVSIAKKYTNRGLQFLDLIQEGNIGLMKAVDKFEWRRGYKFSTYATWWIRQAITRAIADQARTIRIPVHMIETINKLIRTSRLLVQELGREPTSEEIAKRMDIPVSKVRKVLKIAQEPISLETPIGEEEDSHLGDFIEDKSILNPAESVTFSNLREITDEVLATLTPREEKVIKMRFGLGNTGSEHTLEEVGQHFAVTRERIRQIEAKALRKLRHPSRSRRLKAFLEGKQP; this comes from the coding sequence ATGCCTGATTACGACGAAAAAGAAGACCTAGTAGATCGCCTGGTTGCCCTCGGTCGGCGAAAAAAGGGGCTGAGCCTCGATCAACTCCATCGCGAACTCCCGGAAAACATGCTGTCGTCTGACGACATCGAGGATGTTTTAGAACGGCTCGAAGGGGCCAATATTTCAGTTACCGAAACTGACGCCCAACTCATCGAGCGTGCGCAGACTCTGGCACTTGATGACGAGGAAGAAGAAACAGCCGATGAGGATGATCTTGATCTTGACCTCTCGGCCGGTGTTTTGGATAAGTCCAACGATCCTGTTCGACTATACCTTCGTGAGATGGGTGTCGTGCCTCTTCTCAACCGTGAAGGCGAGGTCGTAATCGCAAAGCGTATCGAACGCGGCCAGATCAAGACCCATAAAGCAATTTCGAGATCACCTATCGCAGTGGAACGTCTGCTTCAGATCGGTACGGACCTTGCTGCCGGAAAGGCCAGCATTCGTGAGACGGTCGTATTCTCCGAACAGGCTGAGATCTCCATAGAAGAGGATAAGGCCGAAGAGTATCTTCGCTGGACGATCGAAGGCATCGAAAGCATCCGCGGCAATTTCAAAGAAGCATTAAAATCTTGGGTTGCTCTTGTCAAAGAACAGGAAAAGGCGGCGGGCAAGAAATCAAAACGCCTGCGAACCTTGCGTCGAAAGACTGCCCGTTTGCGACTCGATATCGCTCAGGAGATCAAGAATCTCAATATCACCGAACGCTCGCGGCAAGTATTGATCGCCGCCATTCGCAAGGTCGTTGAGGAAATTCGAAAGGCTGAGCGATCGATTAAGAGGAATCAAGATAAGCTTGATAAAAAACCGGCGGCACCCGAAAAGAAAGTCCTAAAAGCCAAGATCGCTGAGTCTCGCGCCGTTTTGACTGAGATTGAAGAGAAATATCATCTTCCGGTTGTCGAGATCAAGCGTTCATACCAGACGATCAGCGTCGGCGAATTTGATACCAACAAGGCAAAACGTGAGCTTGTCGAAGCCAACCTTCGTCTCGTCGTTTCTATCGCTAAGAAATACACTAACCGCGGTTTGCAGTTCCTCGACCTTATTCAGGAAGGCAACATCGGTTTGATGAAGGCCGTCGATAAGTTCGAGTGGCGTCGCGGTTATAAGTTCTCGACCTACGCAACCTGGTGGATCAGGCAGGCGATCACCCGAGCCATCGCCGATCAGGCGAGAACGATCCGTATTCCGGTCCACATGATCGAGACGATCAACAAGCTCATCCGCACATCGCGTCTGCTTGTTCAGGAACTTGGCCGCGAACCCACGAGCGAAGAGATCGCGAAGCGGATGGACATCCCTGTCTCCAAGGTGCGAAAGGTTCTAAAGATAGCTCAGGAACCGATCTCGCTCGAAACGCCTATCGGTGAAGAAGAAGATTCACACTTAGGTGATTTCATCGAGGACAAGTCGATCCTAAACCCAGCAGAATCAGTCACTTTCTCGAATTTACGTGAGATAACGGATGAAGTTCTTGCAACACTCACTCCGCGCGAGGAAAAGGTCATCAAGATGCGTTTCGGACTCGGCAACACGGGTTCCGAACATACTCTCGAAGAGGTCGGACAGCACTTCGCGGTCACCCGCGAACGAATCCGCCAGATCGAGGCAAAGGCCCTTAGAAAGCTTCGTCACCCTTCCCGGTCACGGCGTCTAAAGGCATTTTTGGAAGGAAAGCAACCCTAA